From Ipomoea triloba cultivar NCNSP0323 chromosome 5, ASM357664v1, the proteins below share one genomic window:
- the LOC116019288 gene encoding scarecrow-like protein 14: MDRGPYEATSQFNFEGEYEHYDLRDQMLKWINQMLMEDNVEEKAYMSRQSAALKDAERSFYELIGEEYPPSPNLHRVPDLDRNENYGGSSYYGLGDNGNDDSLCPNWVPNPREHQTTSDHVPVNVASSTTSQSSSLLGQGTVNDGTVDFVASTITIPDISNFTESVEKGIREGSSFLPTRNSLLVDGVGAEKNTGSQDLLEGRRGKKNMCRDDMHLPEGRFYKQSAIYAEPSIKQEEFDEVLLCSEEDESNLCHSLRNVSCESATGNDDSKGSNRKKSSGKKPGSNQAVVDLRSLLMLCAQAVAVEDIRTANDYLKRIRQHSSQTGDDMQRLAHYFADALEARIAGSGTRIHKALVKYPRYAARALKAFKLYLSCCPFRKISNMFSNKTITTLAQNTSSLHIIDFGIGTLFGFQWPCLIQHLSSRPGGPPKLRITGIDFPQSGFRPAERAEGTGRLLAYYAEKFNVPFEFNAIAKQWETITVEDLKIIEGEVLAVNCLYRLRNLLDETVVVNSLNPRDTVLKLIHDVRPDVFIHGILNSACNAPFFTSRFRVALSHYSTVFDMLEATIPREVPERMLIESYIFGQQAMNAIACEDTERIERPESYKKWQARNTRAGFLQLPLNREIVKMSMHMLKRYHKEFVIDEDGHWLLLGWKGRAIFALSSWKPA; encoded by the coding sequence ATGGATAGGGGACCATATGAGGCCACATCCCAATTTAACTTTGAGGGTGAATATGAACATTATGATCTTAGGGATCAAATGCTTAAATGGATTAATCAGATGTTAATGGAAGATAATGTGGAAGAGAAGGCCTATATGTCTCGACAGTCTGCTGCCCTTAAAGATGCAGAAAGATCATTTTACGAGCTTATTGGGGAGGAGTACCCGCCATCCCCGAATCTTCACAGAGTTCCTGATTTGGATCGAAATGAAAACTATGGTGGTAGTAGTTATTATGGATTGGGAGACAATGGTAACGATGATTCATTATGTCCTAACTGGGTTCCCAATCCCCGGGAGCATCAAACTACTAGTGACCATGTTCCTGTCAATGTTGCTTCGAGTACTACTTCTCAGTCATCCTCATTGCTTGGCCAGGGCACCGTAAATGATGGGACTGTGGACTTTGTTGCGAGTACAATTACAATTCCTGATATATCCAATTTTACTGAATCTGTTGAGAAAGGGATTAGGGAAGGGAGTTCGTTCCTTCCTACTCGCAATAGCTTGCTCGTTGATGGAGTTGGGGCGGAGAAGAATACCGGGAGTCAGGACTTGCTTGAAGGGCGAAGAGGAAAGAAAAATATGTGTCGTGACGATATGCATTTGCCCGAAGGGAGATTTTACAAGCAATCAGCAATTTATGCTGAACCAAGCATTAAACAAGAAGAGTTTGACGAGGTGTTATTATGCAGTGAAGAGGACGAATCCAATCTTTGTCATTCCTTGCGGAATGTTTCGTGTGAAAGTGCAACGGGCAATGATGATTCGAAGGGTTCTAATAGGAAGAAATCGAGTGGAAAGAAACCGGGGTCTAATCAAGCTGTGGTAGACTTGCGATCTCTCTTGATGCTTTGTGCACAAGCTGTAGCCGTTGAGGACATAAGGACTGCCAACGATTATTTGAAGCGTATCAGACAACATTCGTCTCAAACCGGAGACGATATGCAGAGGTTGGCGCATTATTTTGCTGACGCTCTCGAGGCAAGGATAGCGGGATCTGGGACGAGAATACATAAAGCACTGGTGAAATATCCTAGGTATGCTGCTAGGGCCTTGAAAGCTTTCAAGCTCTATCTTTCTTGTTGTCCATTTAGGAAGATCTCGAATATGTTCTCGAATAAGACCATCACAACTCTAGCCCAGAACACTTCATCACTGCACATTATCGATTTTGGGATTGGTACTCTTTTTGGCTTTCAATGGCCTTGCTTAATACAACATCTCTCGTCTAGGCCCGGTGGACCTCCCAAGCTTCGTATAACCGGGATTGATTTTCCACAGTCAGGTTTCCGCCCAGCAGAGAGGGCTGAGGGGACAGGGCGACTTTTAGCTTATTATGCTGAGAAGTTCAATGTCCCATTCGAGTTTAATGCTATAGCAAAGCAGTGGGAAACAATTACAGTCGAGGATCTGAAGATCATCGAGGGCGAGGTGCTTGCTGTGAACTGTCTATATCGACTTAGGAACCTTCTCGATGAAACAGTGGTTGTAAACAGCCTCAATCCGAGGGATACTGTTCTGAAACTAATTCACGATGTCCGTCCAGATGTTTTCATACACGGGATTCTCAACAGTGCTTGTAACGCCCCCTTCTTTACATCAAGATTTCGGGTAGCTCTTTCTCATTACTCCACTGTGTTTGATATGCTTGAGGCCACTATCCCCCGCGAAGTTCCTGAGAGGATGCTGATCGAGAGCTACATATTTGGTCAGCAAGCCATGAACGCGATTGCATGTGAAGACACTGAGAGGATCGAGAGGCCAGAATCATACAAGAAGTGGCAGGCCAGGAACACGAGGGCTGGATTTCTTCAGCTTCCTTTGAACCGGGAGATCGTGAAGATGTCGATGCATATGTTGAAGCGGTACCACAAGGAGTTCGTGATCGATGAAGATGGACACTGGCTGCTTCTGGGATGGAAGGGACGCGCCATATTCGCGCTTTCATCGTGGAAACCAGCTTAG
- the LOC116020898 gene encoding uncharacterized protein LOC116020898, translated as MGGAGTPDFFYREAQRLGYVARSAFKLLQMQKQYKLITPGSSILDLGCAPGAWLQVACQSLGPLKNNGAVVGIDLKKVKVPAMHCDSRVQTVCADVMKLQRDQIRDLSPQQKGFSVVLSDMCPLVSGITTRDAVLSAELGLRALNLAVGGGALPHSDDNVQLDGQSDDSVSALGNNGALQPGGHLVIKLLESEEIKEIGQTCKSLFRKTSWLRPKATRSCSREIYLICQGLRH; from the exons ATGGGCGGAGCAGGAACACCAGATTTTTTCTACAGGGAAGCTCAGCGCCTGGGTTATGTTGCTCGCTCTGCCTTCAAG TTGTTACAGATGCAGAAGCAGTATAAACTGATAACCCCTGGTTCCTCTATTCTTGATCTAGGTTGTGCTCCTGGTGCCTGGCTTCAG GTGGCATGCCAGAGTTTGGGTCCATTGAAAAATAATGGAGCTGTTGTTGGAATTGATCTCAAG AAGGTAAAGGTGCCAGCTATGCACTGTGATTCGAGGGTTCAAACTGTTTGTGCTGATGTTATGAAACTACAGAGGGACCAGATTAGGGATCTTTCACCTCAG CAAAAGGGGTTCTCCGTCGTACTATCTGACATGTGTCCCCTAGTTTCTGGAATAACAACAAGAGATGCAGTTCTGTCTGCTGAACTGGGACTCCGTGCACTCAACCTAGCCGTTGGAGGGGGCGCTTTGCCTCATTCCGACGATAATGTTCAGCTGGATGGCCAATCAGATGACTCGGTTTCTGCTCTGGGTAACAATGGTGCATTGCAACCCGGGGGCCATCTTGTCATAAAGCTATTGGAAAGTGAAGAGATCAAGG AAATTGGTCAGACCTGCAAATCTCTGTTCAGAAAGACATCATGGCTGAGGCCAAAAGCAACAAGGTCGTGTTCAAGAGAGATTTATTTGATTTGCCAAGGTTTGCGCCACTAA